Proteins encoded within one genomic window of Aerococcus viridans:
- a CDS encoding post-transcriptional regulator, translating into MKVSNFEFLCLRPWFLSKSQSIKKQGYNGIEWQDIEEYFKDFAWKRQAPKKFSARIQEIKKLHANDYLDYAKLQATVYDVHPLDEMNIDDFLK; encoded by the coding sequence ATGAAAGTTTCGAACTTTGAATTCCTGTGTCTTCGTCCATGGTTTCTTTCAAAATCTCAAAGTATTAAAAAACAAGGATATAATGGGATAGAATGGCAAGACATTGAAGAATATTTTAAAGATTTTGCGTGGAAACGTCAGGCACCAAAGAAATTTAGTGCCCGTATTCAAGAAATTAAGAAGTTACACGCGAATGACTATTTAGATTATGCAAAATTACAGGCGACGGTATATGACGTTCATCCGTTAGATGAAATGAATATCGACGACTTTTTAAAATAG
- the yajC gene encoding preprotein translocase subunit YajC, with protein sequence MGTILYIVVLVALMYFMLIRPQQKRQKETQEMMAAMAVGDSAVTIGGLHGVIAEIDETKNTITLDCEGVYLVFDRRSVARTQKADPMNTEMANDIMSDAAEEEARENDVVIENVGAGDHQEDDQI encoded by the coding sequence ATGGGAACAATATTATATATCGTTGTTTTAGTGGCTTTAATGTACTTCATGTTAATTAGACCACAACAAAAACGTCAAAAAGAAACACAAGAAATGATGGCTGCAATGGCAGTTGGTGATTCAGCAGTAACAATCGGTGGTTTACACGGTGTCATTGCTGAAATCGATGAAACTAAAAACACTATCACTTTAGACTGTGAAGGCGTCTACTTAGTATTTGACCGTCGTTCAGTTGCGCGTACGCAAAAAGCTGACCCAATGAATACTGAAATGGCTAACGACATCATGAGCGATGCTGCTGAAGAAGAAGCACGCGAAAATGATGTAGTCATTGAAAATGTAGGAGCAGGCGACCACCAAGAGGACGATCAAATCTAG
- a CDS encoding metal-dependent transcriptional regulator, which translates to MSKSREDYMKVIFEFGGKMDRVGNKAISEALNISAASVTEMISKLQEEGWVTYIPYQGVQLTEEGIKMGASLVRRHRLWEMFLYEKLGYNWDQVHAEAEQLEHTGTEFFIDQLDEFLGKPVYCPHGGAIPDKDGVMAKEATVPLADLAVGDKFKIQRVTDDKDLLNYLDKLDIKLDKKYTIDEIEAFDKSFTISRKGESIVLNPKATVNIFVDED; encoded by the coding sequence ATGTCAAAAAGTAGAGAAGATTATATGAAAGTCATATTTGAGTTCGGTGGCAAGATGGACCGTGTAGGCAACAAAGCCATCAGCGAAGCCCTAAATATTTCCGCAGCCTCTGTAACTGAAATGATTTCTAAATTACAAGAAGAGGGTTGGGTCACTTACATTCCTTACCAAGGTGTCCAATTAACTGAAGAAGGAATTAAAATGGGTGCTTCTTTAGTACGTCGTCACCGTTTATGGGAAATGTTCTTATATGAAAAGTTAGGTTATAACTGGGATCAAGTTCATGCGGAAGCTGAACAGTTAGAGCATACTGGGACAGAGTTCTTCATTGACCAGTTAGATGAATTCTTAGGTAAACCTGTATACTGTCCGCACGGTGGGGCTATTCCTGATAAGGATGGCGTGATGGCTAAAGAGGCTACGGTGCCCTTAGCTGACTTAGCGGTTGGTGATAAGTTTAAAATCCAACGTGTGACAGATGATAAAGATTTATTAAACTACCTAGATAAGTTAGATATTAAACTAGATAAAAAATATACGATCGATGAAATTGAAGCTTTTGACAAATCCTTTACGATTTCGCGTAAAGGGGAATCAATTGTATTGAATCCTAAGGCGACTGTGAATATTTTTGTCGACGAAGACTAA